In Eleutherodactylus coqui strain aEleCoq1 chromosome 4, aEleCoq1.hap1, whole genome shotgun sequence, the following are encoded in one genomic region:
- the ELOVL3 gene encoding very long chain fatty acid elongase 3: MEEHNVSVILLQEYDFEKRFDGQEAIQWMQENWSKSFFFSLFYVALIFGGQRVMKERRRFELRRPLVLWSFTLAIFSIIGAIRTGWYMGNLLLSSGFKQSICDRGFYNGPVSKFWAYAFVLSKVPELGDTLFIVLRKQKLIFLHWYHHITVLLYTWYTYKDTVAGGGWFMTMNYTVHAFMYSYYTLRAAGIQVPRPCAMFITITQISQMMMGIVVNILVYKWMQSGTCLSTLENIFWSTLMYISYLILFCSFFYNSYFKTPTKSKGD; encoded by the exons ATGGAGGAGCACAACGTGTCAGTCATTCTTCTACAGGAATATGATTTTGAAAAAAGATTTGATGGCCAAGAAGCCATTCAATGGATGCAGGAGAATTG GAGTAAGTCCTTCTTCTTCTCACTTTTTTATGTTGCTCTAATTTTTGGAGGCCAGCGTGTCATGAAGGAAAGGAGAAGGTTTGAACTGCGCAGGCCTTTGGTCCTTTGGTCCTTTACCCTTGCAATATTCAG CATCATTGGAGCGATTCGAACGGGCTGGTATATGGGTAACCTGCTCCTCTCCAGTGGTTTCAAGCAATCAATCTGTGACCGGGGATTTTATAATGGGCCTGTTAGCAAGTTTTGGGCATATGCCTTCGTTCTCAGTAAAGTTCCTGAGCTTG GTGACACTTTGTTCATTGTCCTACGCAAACAAAAACTAATCTTCCTTCACTGGTATCATCACATTACAGTCTTGCTCTACACTTGGTACACATATAAGGATACGGTAGCCGGAGGTGGTTGGTTCATGACCATGAACTACACTGTCCATGCCTTCATGTACTCTTATTATACACTACGCGCTGCAGGAATTCAAGTGCCACGTCCATGTGCCATGTTCATCACAATCACCCAGATCTCGCAAATGATGATGGGCATTGTAGTCAACATACTGGTGTATAAATGGATGCAAAGCGGCACATGCTTAAGTACTCTGGAGAACATTTTTTGGTCAACTCTAATGTACATAAGTTACCTGATCCTTTTCTGCAGCTTCTTTTATAATTCCTACTTCAAAACTCCAACAAAAAGTAAAGGAGATTAA